One Halobaculum roseum DNA segment encodes these proteins:
- a CDS encoding DUF5789 family protein has product MRLNGTEDELSAHEYPATSGELIDAYGDTRIELQDGSETIGAVLGRLGSETFHSADDVWMTLRGGVGHEAVGRRFYSDRDAPAVGEDGPDPVSF; this is encoded by the coding sequence ATGCGCCTGAACGGCACGGAAGACGAGCTATCCGCCCACGAGTACCCCGCGACGAGCGGCGAACTCATCGACGCGTACGGCGATACCCGTATCGAACTGCAGGACGGGAGCGAGACGATCGGCGCGGTACTCGGTCGCCTGGGTTCGGAGACCTTCCACTCCGCCGACGACGTGTGGATGACCCTCCGCGGCGGCGTCGGCCACGAGGCCGTCGGTCGCCGCTTCTACAGCGATCGCGACGCGCCGGCGGTCGGCGAGGACGGACCGGATCCCGTCTCGTTCTGA
- a CDS encoding DUF5784 family protein yields MARPLRFRYAPGSWSASRIRDDLYGPLDANLGATERDPWFAPPAGYEARRFDMDDGSLALFCWTDDGEGPAGVGGGPGAYWLGNTETPSALWRTEKYAFADVPFPVTRWAERELTAVLYEEEPWLEDFPHLAWYFLPVLCSKDGAETTREFFREHAAGFPDVDRFEALGFYEQFLATGVMDDEREEMASKLGTSEYMDLTRMTATMGEFDVARLLVNAGYDIEPEIEVSTDHVIDYRATRADGTSTLVEVTRPVAPNRRSAGTPSAAVRDTVETKTSGQLEAHGGGITLFVDCSSFPDDDWFAVRGERPEVGHRPAVVFRSRPDGRTEAYSTGSVPLELDAALEWV; encoded by the coding sequence GTGGCACGTCCCCTACGGTTCAGATACGCTCCCGGCTCCTGGTCGGCGTCCCGGATCCGCGACGACCTCTACGGGCCGCTCGACGCCAACCTCGGGGCGACCGAGCGCGACCCGTGGTTCGCGCCGCCGGCGGGCTACGAGGCCCGACGGTTCGACATGGACGACGGCAGTCTCGCGCTGTTCTGCTGGACGGACGACGGCGAGGGTCCGGCGGGCGTCGGCGGCGGCCCCGGCGCCTACTGGCTCGGCAACACGGAGACGCCGTCGGCGCTGTGGCGCACCGAGAAGTACGCGTTCGCGGACGTGCCGTTCCCGGTGACGCGGTGGGCAGAACGCGAGCTGACGGCCGTGCTCTACGAGGAGGAGCCGTGGCTCGAGGACTTCCCGCATCTCGCGTGGTACTTCCTCCCCGTGCTGTGCTCGAAGGACGGCGCCGAGACCACCCGCGAGTTCTTCCGCGAGCACGCGGCGGGGTTCCCCGACGTCGACCGGTTCGAGGCGCTGGGCTTCTACGAGCAGTTCCTCGCGACCGGCGTCATGGACGACGAGCGCGAGGAGATGGCGAGCAAGCTCGGCACGAGCGAGTACATGGACCTCACCCGCATGACCGCGACGATGGGCGAGTTCGACGTGGCGCGCCTGCTGGTGAACGCCGGCTACGACATCGAGCCGGAGATCGAGGTGTCGACCGACCACGTCATCGACTACCGTGCGACCCGCGCGGACGGCACCTCGACGCTCGTCGAGGTGACCCGGCCGGTCGCGCCCAACCGGCGCTCGGCCGGCACCCCGTCGGCGGCCGTGCGCGACACCGTCGAGACGAAGACGAGCGGGCAGCTGGAGGCCCACGGCGGCGGCATCACGCTGTTCGTCGACTGCTCGTCGTTCCCCGACGACGACTGGTTCGCCGTCCGCGGGGAGCGCCCCGAGGTGGGCCACCGGCCGGCGGTGGTGTTCCGCTCGCGTCCCGACGGCCGGACCGAGGCGTACAGCACGGGGAGCGTCCCGCTGGAGCTGGACGCGGCGCTGGAGTGGGTCTGA
- a CDS encoding DUF5786 family protein has protein sequence MSMGAYDEDEHERRESKTRLDGDFAEARSEYRGRVTYDSGESAEALLDQFESIKDD, from the coding sequence ATGTCAATGGGTGCCTACGACGAGGACGAGCACGAACGTCGCGAATCGAAGACCCGCCTCGACGGCGACTTCGCGGAGGCTCGAAGCGAGTACCGCGGGAGGGTCACCTACGACTCCGGCGAATCCGCGGAGGCACTCCTCGACCAGTTCGAGTCGATCAAGGACGACTGA
- a CDS encoding DUF7530 family protein produces MRADFGDAWVYESIVGAVPGAALSAPVAIGLQIVVFEAGILALAAAYDLWDAVPVGTVAVGVAAVGSLLMLTLGDENRTLDVSPRYYRLLFGSSIEVVLAVLAFSGVVTHLFVVDPAAAGPPAVLLRLLPVAVAPAGEPIVAELFGERPPAPAVFLALVVVWDLCYRIGTSWWTAVVSLYRELRLECGPGTRPRFRRLDALNVGFAFVQLALVPFVADRPVLLAALVGHVIAVTVVSGAAIALSLAAE; encoded by the coding sequence CTGCGTGCCGACTTCGGCGACGCGTGGGTGTACGAGAGCATCGTCGGCGCGGTGCCGGGGGCGGCCCTCTCGGCGCCCGTCGCCATCGGCCTCCAGATCGTCGTCTTCGAGGCGGGGATCCTCGCGCTCGCGGCGGCGTACGACCTGTGGGACGCCGTCCCGGTCGGGACCGTCGCGGTCGGCGTCGCAGCCGTCGGGAGCCTCCTCATGCTCACCCTCGGCGACGAGAACCGGACGCTCGACGTGTCGCCGAGATACTACCGGCTGCTGTTCGGATCGAGCATCGAGGTGGTGCTCGCGGTGCTGGCGTTCTCGGGGGTGGTCACCCACCTGTTCGTCGTCGACCCGGCGGCGGCCGGCCCGCCGGCGGTCCTCCTCCGCCTGCTCCCGGTCGCAGTGGCGCCGGCGGGGGAGCCGATCGTCGCGGAGCTGTTCGGCGAGCGGCCGCCGGCGCCGGCCGTCTTCCTCGCGCTCGTCGTCGTGTGGGACCTGTGTTACCGGATCGGAACCTCCTGGTGGACCGCGGTCGTCTCGCTGTACCGCGAGCTCCGCCTGGAGTGTGGCCCCGGAACCCGTCCACGCTTCCGTCGGCTGGACGCGCTCAACGTCGGGTTCGCGTTCGTCCAGCTCGCGCTGGTCCCGTTCGTCGCCGACCGTCCGGTGTTGCTGGCCGCGCTGGTGGGCCACGTCATCGCCGTCACCGTCGTCTCGGGGGCGGCGATCGCGCTGTCGTTGGCGGCGGAGTAG
- a CDS encoding NAD-dependent epimerase/dehydratase family protein has protein sequence MRVLVTGATGFIGSRLVPALRAAGHEVVVLVRDADRYGGTESPGADGRSGPDDADTAVRVLEGDLLAPEDVRLVTGPGETTPQPLGRWLAALDCDAAYYLVHSMGESDDFAETDRRAAEAFRAAADEGGLDRVIYLGGLGDEAEEELSEHLRSRREVGRILGEGKYDLVTLRAAVIVGDGSASFEIIRQLAARLPVMVTPRWVRTECQPIFVDDVIAYLVGVLDAPAAAGGVYDIGGPDVLTYEEVLRRTREALGGRLFVVPVPVLTPRLSSRWVRLVTDVPRGVVDPLVDGLRTPVVADDAAIRELVPVELTPFDEAVRTALARRDDRIDPGDREDRDDRADPSDERTTEPAGGAAGGADGDAADRPRTATDDSADSERST, from the coding sequence ATGCGCGTGCTCGTGACCGGCGCGACCGGGTTCATCGGGAGCCGCCTCGTCCCCGCCCTGCGGGCGGCGGGACACGAGGTGGTCGTTCTCGTCCGCGACGCCGATCGGTACGGCGGGACCGAGAGCCCCGGCGCAGACGGACGATCCGGGCCGGACGACGCCGACACCGCGGTCCGGGTCCTCGAGGGCGACCTCCTCGCGCCCGAGGATGTTCGCCTCGTCACCGGGCCCGGGGAGACGACCCCCCAGCCGCTGGGGCGGTGGCTCGCCGCCCTCGACTGTGACGCCGCGTACTACCTCGTCCACTCGATGGGCGAGAGCGACGACTTCGCGGAGACCGACCGCCGCGCGGCCGAGGCGTTCCGAGCCGCCGCCGACGAGGGCGGCCTCGATCGGGTGATCTACCTCGGGGGCCTCGGCGACGAGGCCGAGGAGGAGCTCTCCGAGCACCTCCGGTCGCGCCGCGAGGTCGGCCGGATCCTGGGGGAGGGGAAGTACGACCTGGTGACGCTGCGCGCGGCGGTGATCGTCGGCGACGGCTCCGCCAGCTTCGAGATCATCCGCCAGCTCGCCGCCCGGCTCCCCGTGATGGTCACCCCCCGCTGGGTCCGGACCGAGTGTCAGCCGATCTTCGTCGACGACGTGATCGCGTACCTCGTCGGCGTGCTCGACGCCCCGGCGGCGGCGGGCGGCGTCTACGACATCGGCGGGCCGGACGTGCTCACCTACGAGGAGGTGCTCCGCCGGACCCGGGAGGCGCTGGGCGGGCGGCTGTTCGTGGTCCCGGTCCCGGTGCTCACGCCACGCCTGTCGTCCCGGTGGGTCAGGCTCGTCACCGACGTGCCGAGGGGCGTGGTCGACCCCCTCGTCGACGGCCTCCGGACGCCGGTCGTCGCCGACGACGCCGCCATCCGCGAGCTGGTCCCGGTCGAGCTGACGCCGTTCGACGAGGCGGTCCGAACCGCGCTCGCGCGGCGGGACGACCGGATCGATCCGGGCGACCGAGAGGATCGAGACGACCGGGCCGACCCCTCCGACGAGCGGACGACCGAACCCGCCGGGGGCGCCGCCGGCGGGGCGGACGGCGACGCCGCAGACCGGCCACGGACGGCGACCGATGACTCGGCGGACTCCGAGAGGTCCACGTGA